In one Rutidosis leptorrhynchoides isolate AG116_Rl617_1_P2 chromosome 8, CSIRO_AGI_Rlap_v1, whole genome shotgun sequence genomic region, the following are encoded:
- the LOC139862170 gene encoding FBD-associated F-box protein At5g22730-like codes for MAGEDKISNLPDDIINHILSFLDLKYAMQTSALSKRWKLSWTLLPQLNLDSYKFSSLSHFNKFVNHALLHRNNLREVSILELRCRELVTNITSRRIVNYAGLHNIRRLKLESTSTKYHKFPEFLFSCRALEDLTLEFNFTSCDKRCHISESGWDFPVLKNLIIIGRYDYCYPNVLNVVAPQLQNLTAHVELVEVLHCRDPLHKSAVGFDSLEKVKLFWPDTLIQWATNFCVSRLLGVFHKLYSAKFLILDMDITELLSSCLERDQMLLEPFPFNNLKYLKMKTMVAQQHFVVPVQLKNYFLDKSPNVTFITDNPHPQV; via the exons ATGGCAGGAGAAGACAAAATAAGCAACTTGCCAGATGATATCATCAATCACATTCTTTCTTTTCTTGACTTGAAGTATGCTATGCAAACTAGTGCATTGTCTAAAAGATGGAAGCTTTCTTGGACTTTATTACCCCAACTAAACTTAGATAGTTACAAGTTTTCCAGTCTTTCTCATTTTAATAAATTTGTGAACCATGCTCTATTACATCGCAACAATCTTAGAGAAGTTTCTATATTGGAGCTAAGATGCCGGGAACTAGTTACTAATATTACTTCTAGAAGAATTGTGAACTATGCTGGCTTGCATAATATTAGGCGACTGAAATTAGAATCGACCTCTACAAAATATCACAAATTCCCAGAGTTTCTTTTCAGTTGTCGGGCTCTCGAAGATCTCACCCTTGAATTCAATTTTACCTCGTGTGATAAAAGATGCCACATATCAGAATCAGGATGGGACTTTCCAGTTTTGAAAAA TCTTATAATCATAGGTCGTTACGATTACTGTTATCCAAATGTTCTTAACGTGGTTGCTCCTCAACTTCAGAATTTGACCGCACATGTTGAACTTGTTGAGGTATTGCATTGCCGTGATCCTTTGCATAAGTCTGCAGTGGGCTTTGATTCTCTTGAGAAAGTGAAACTGTTTTGGCCTGATACATTGATTCAATGGGCTACAAACTTTTGTGTTTCCAGACTACTCGGTGTATTCCATAAACTCTACAGTGCCAAATTTCTCATCCTTGATATGGACATCACTGAG TTGCTTTCATCATGCCTGGAGCGGGATCAAATGTTGCTTGAACCTTTTCCATTCAATAACTTAAAGTATTTGAAGATGAAAACGATGGTGGCACAACAACATTTTGTTGTCCCTGTTCAACTGAAAAACTACTTTCTTGACAAGTCTCCAAATGTCACTTTCATTACAGATAATCCTCATCCTCAG GTATAA